A window of the Penaeus vannamei isolate JL-2024 chromosome 19, ASM4276789v1, whole genome shotgun sequence genome harbors these coding sequences:
- the LOC113820396 gene encoding uncharacterized protein isoform X3 — protein sequence MLWLMCLGLLLVFKGGAVLVEEDAEGRPWTSIEMSKKCNSFNITVKGVLAKQLCGGAVKWLVTKDRCAHVLLPPASKKTLSVGSLSNKSFVPLLVTEDFKAKLVRRNGELVLVQDERCSGCQPLDGERNVLRFPSSGNNQTTGKASPRVLKVCSSSGEPFVVSVRQTQEGEIGSSTSNPYIYVTAAAALLVLILAFAAITKFYHRKRNKLPDPPVEEEEDEGPATGCVEEPGLPSMYRHPTFETLYFNSLFHAGISHQPLPYPVLFSGNLAPQEQDTTLDSASCSCQTARRRSQRGPNGTPRATETLRVPGSEHDPSPGQPVSAVNPVDILSNPGLRQSYVSSLQGQPFHEAYYDEMVPLANLRPPSKSFGNSIGDPSCYETLNNLYEPADPLVPPGLTPPLPLRPSPLLPSGRRSRLLPQEGHTSPPSGSTESPL from the exons ATGCTGTGGCTGATGTGCTTGGGCCTCTTGCTGGTCTTCAAGGGCGGGGCAGTCCTCGTGGAGGAAG ATGCCGAAGGACGTCCTTGGACCAGCATCGAGATGTCTAAAAAGTGCAACTCCTTCAACATCACGGTTAAAGGGGTGTTGGCTAAACAGCTGTGTGGTGGCGCAGTCAAGTGGCTAGTGACCAAGGACCGCTGCGCACACGTCCTCCTCCCACCTGCGAGTAAGAAGACGCTGAGTGTTGGCTCCTTGTCAAACAAATCATTCGTTCCTCTTCTCGTAACCGAAGATTTCAAGGCAAAATTGGTTCGTCGGAATGGCGAGTTGGTTCTTGTGCAGGACGAGCGGTGCAGCGGATGCCAACCTCTGGACGGTGAACGCAATGTCCTGCGCTTCCCTTCGTCCGGAAACAACCAG ACGACCGGGAAGGCGTCTCCTCGAGTCCTGAAGGTGTGTTCGTCGTCAGGAGAACCGTTCGTTGTCAGCGTCCGTCAGACACAGGAGGGCGAGATTg gATCATCAACTTCTAACCCATATATCTATGTGACGGCTGCAGCTGCATTGTTGGTGCTCATACTGGCATTTGCAGCAATAACAAAGTTCTATCACCGCAAAAGAAATAAG CTTCCAGATCCGccagtcgaggaggaggaggacgaaggaccTGCTACAGGCTGTGTTGAGGAACCTGGTCTGCCCTCGATGTACCGGCACCCGACCTTCGAAACGCTTTATTTTAACTCATTGTTCCATGCGGGAATAAGCCACCAGCCCTTGCCGTACCCCGTCTTGTTCAGTGGAAATCTCGCCCCACAAGAACAAGATACGACGCTAGATTCCGCCTCGTGTTCATGCCAGACAGCACGAAGACGAAGCCAGCGAGGTCCGAACGGAACGCCGAGGGCAACCGAGACGCTTCGAGTTCCCGGTTCGGAACACGATCCAAGTCCCGGTCAGCCAGTCTCAGCCGTGAACCCGGTCGACATCCTCTCGAATCCCGGTTTGAGGCAGAGTTATGTGTCGTCGCTCCAGGGGCAGCCTTTCCACGAAGCCTACTACGACGAGATGGTGCCCTTGGCCAACCTCCGGCCGCCGTCGAAGTCGTTTGGTAATT CGATAGGAGACCCCAGCTGCTACGAGACCCTGAACAACCTCTACGAACCGGCAGACCCCCTCGTTCCACCTGGCTTGACCCCCCCGCTGCCACTACGACCTTCCCCGCTCCTCCCTTCCGGCCGCCGCTCACGTCTCTTGCCGCAGGAAGGTCACACTTCGCCTCCTTCTGGTTCCACTGAATCTCCTCTCTGA
- the LOC113820396 gene encoding uncharacterized protein isoform X1 has product MLWLMCLGLLLVFKGGAVLVEEDCLVQDRLRIKKPTPESASFFAYVQHNGSIFTAKVLCTSHQELLFLSVTNQDVVWKEGFLNFNKQETRKSPTSKEGWMKFVFQTDTLRLSDAEGRPWTSIEMSKKCNSFNITVKGVLAKQLCGGAVKWLVTKDRCAHVLLPPASKKTLSVGSLSNKSFVPLLVTEDFKAKLVRRNGELVLVQDERCSGCQPLDGERNVLRFPSSGNNQTTGKASPRVLKVCSSSGEPFVVSVRQTQEGEIGSSTSNPYIYVTAAAALLVLILAFAAITKFYHRKRNKLPDPPVEEEEDEGPATGCVEEPGLPSMYRHPTFETLYFNSLFHAGISHQPLPYPVLFSGNLAPQEQDTTLDSASCSCQTARRRSQRGPNGTPRATETLRVPGSEHDPSPGQPVSAVNPVDILSNPGLRQSYVSSLQGQPFHEAYYDEMVPLANLRPPSKSFGNSIGDPSCYETLNNLYEPADPLVPPGLTPPLPLRPSPLLPSGRRSRLLPQEGHTSPPSGSTESPL; this is encoded by the exons ATGCTGTGGCTGATGTGCTTGGGCCTCTTGCTGGTCTTCAAGGGCGGGGCAGTCCTCGTGGAGGAAG ATTGTTTGGTTCAAGATCGGCTCCGCATAAAGAAACCAACACCCGAATCGGCTTCTTTCTTTGCCTACGTCCAACACAATGGCTCTATATTCACGGCAAAAGTGCTCTGTACCTCCCATCAAGAATTATTATTTCTCAGTGTTACTAATCAAGACGTTGTTTGGAAAGAAGGATTTttaaatttcaataaacaagaaacaagaaagtcCCCGACATCAAAAGAGGGATGGATGAAATTTGTTTTCCAAACGGACACCTTACGACTTTCAGATGCCGAAGGACGTCCTTGGACCAGCATCGAGATGTCTAAAAAGTGCAACTCCTTCAACATCACGGTTAAAGGGGTGTTGGCTAAACAGCTGTGTGGTGGCGCAGTCAAGTGGCTAGTGACCAAGGACCGCTGCGCACACGTCCTCCTCCCACCTGCGAGTAAGAAGACGCTGAGTGTTGGCTCCTTGTCAAACAAATCATTCGTTCCTCTTCTCGTAACCGAAGATTTCAAGGCAAAATTGGTTCGTCGGAATGGCGAGTTGGTTCTTGTGCAGGACGAGCGGTGCAGCGGATGCCAACCTCTGGACGGTGAACGCAATGTCCTGCGCTTCCCTTCGTCCGGAAACAACCAG ACGACCGGGAAGGCGTCTCCTCGAGTCCTGAAGGTGTGTTCGTCGTCAGGAGAACCGTTCGTTGTCAGCGTCCGTCAGACACAGGAGGGCGAGATTg gATCATCAACTTCTAACCCATATATCTATGTGACGGCTGCAGCTGCATTGTTGGTGCTCATACTGGCATTTGCAGCAATAACAAAGTTCTATCACCGCAAAAGAAATAAG CTTCCAGATCCGccagtcgaggaggaggaggacgaaggaccTGCTACAGGCTGTGTTGAGGAACCTGGTCTGCCCTCGATGTACCGGCACCCGACCTTCGAAACGCTTTATTTTAACTCATTGTTCCATGCGGGAATAAGCCACCAGCCCTTGCCGTACCCCGTCTTGTTCAGTGGAAATCTCGCCCCACAAGAACAAGATACGACGCTAGATTCCGCCTCGTGTTCATGCCAGACAGCACGAAGACGAAGCCAGCGAGGTCCGAACGGAACGCCGAGGGCAACCGAGACGCTTCGAGTTCCCGGTTCGGAACACGATCCAAGTCCCGGTCAGCCAGTCTCAGCCGTGAACCCGGTCGACATCCTCTCGAATCCCGGTTTGAGGCAGAGTTATGTGTCGTCGCTCCAGGGGCAGCCTTTCCACGAAGCCTACTACGACGAGATGGTGCCCTTGGCCAACCTCCGGCCGCCGTCGAAGTCGTTTGGTAATT CGATAGGAGACCCCAGCTGCTACGAGACCCTGAACAACCTCTACGAACCGGCAGACCCCCTCGTTCCACCTGGCTTGACCCCCCCGCTGCCACTACGACCTTCCCCGCTCCTCCCTTCCGGCCGCCGCTCACGTCTCTTGCCGCAGGAAGGTCACACTTCGCCTCCTTCTGGTTCCACTGAATCTCCTCTCTGA
- the LOC113820396 gene encoding uncharacterized protein isoform X2, giving the protein MLWLMCLGLLLVFKGGAVLVEEDCLVQDRLRIKKPTPESASFFAYVQHNGSIFTAKVLCTSHQELLFLSVTNQDVVWKEGFLNFNKQETRKSPTSKEGWMKFVFQTDTLRLSDAEGRPWTSIEMSKKCNSFNITVKGVLAKQLCGGAVKWLVTKDRCAHVLLPPASKKTLSVGSLSNKSFVPLLVTEDFKAKLVRRNGELVLVQDERCSGCQPLDGERNVLRFPSSGNNQTTGKASPRVLKVCSSSGEPFVVSVRQTQEGEIGSSTSNPYIYVTAAAALLVLILAFAAITKFYHRKRNKLPDPPVEEEEDEGPATGCVEEPGLPSMYRHPTFETLYFNSLFHAGISHQPLPYPVLFSGNLAPQEQDTTLDSASCSCQTARRRSQRGPNGTPRATETLRVPGSEHDPSPGQPVSAVNPVDILSNPGLRQSYVSSLQGQPFHEAYYDEMVPLANLRPPSKSFAIGDPSCYETLNNLYEPADPLVPPGLTPPLPLRPSPLLPSGRRSRLLPQEGHTSPPSGSTESPL; this is encoded by the exons ATGCTGTGGCTGATGTGCTTGGGCCTCTTGCTGGTCTTCAAGGGCGGGGCAGTCCTCGTGGAGGAAG ATTGTTTGGTTCAAGATCGGCTCCGCATAAAGAAACCAACACCCGAATCGGCTTCTTTCTTTGCCTACGTCCAACACAATGGCTCTATATTCACGGCAAAAGTGCTCTGTACCTCCCATCAAGAATTATTATTTCTCAGTGTTACTAATCAAGACGTTGTTTGGAAAGAAGGATTTttaaatttcaataaacaagaaacaagaaagtcCCCGACATCAAAAGAGGGATGGATGAAATTTGTTTTCCAAACGGACACCTTACGACTTTCAGATGCCGAAGGACGTCCTTGGACCAGCATCGAGATGTCTAAAAAGTGCAACTCCTTCAACATCACGGTTAAAGGGGTGTTGGCTAAACAGCTGTGTGGTGGCGCAGTCAAGTGGCTAGTGACCAAGGACCGCTGCGCACACGTCCTCCTCCCACCTGCGAGTAAGAAGACGCTGAGTGTTGGCTCCTTGTCAAACAAATCATTCGTTCCTCTTCTCGTAACCGAAGATTTCAAGGCAAAATTGGTTCGTCGGAATGGCGAGTTGGTTCTTGTGCAGGACGAGCGGTGCAGCGGATGCCAACCTCTGGACGGTGAACGCAATGTCCTGCGCTTCCCTTCGTCCGGAAACAACCAG ACGACCGGGAAGGCGTCTCCTCGAGTCCTGAAGGTGTGTTCGTCGTCAGGAGAACCGTTCGTTGTCAGCGTCCGTCAGACACAGGAGGGCGAGATTg gATCATCAACTTCTAACCCATATATCTATGTGACGGCTGCAGCTGCATTGTTGGTGCTCATACTGGCATTTGCAGCAATAACAAAGTTCTATCACCGCAAAAGAAATAAG CTTCCAGATCCGccagtcgaggaggaggaggacgaaggaccTGCTACAGGCTGTGTTGAGGAACCTGGTCTGCCCTCGATGTACCGGCACCCGACCTTCGAAACGCTTTATTTTAACTCATTGTTCCATGCGGGAATAAGCCACCAGCCCTTGCCGTACCCCGTCTTGTTCAGTGGAAATCTCGCCCCACAAGAACAAGATACGACGCTAGATTCCGCCTCGTGTTCATGCCAGACAGCACGAAGACGAAGCCAGCGAGGTCCGAACGGAACGCCGAGGGCAACCGAGACGCTTCGAGTTCCCGGTTCGGAACACGATCCAAGTCCCGGTCAGCCAGTCTCAGCCGTGAACCCGGTCGACATCCTCTCGAATCCCGGTTTGAGGCAGAGTTATGTGTCGTCGCTCCAGGGGCAGCCTTTCCACGAAGCCTACTACGACGAGATGGTGCCCTTGGCCAACCTCCGGCCGCCGTCGAAGTCGTTTG CGATAGGAGACCCCAGCTGCTACGAGACCCTGAACAACCTCTACGAACCGGCAGACCCCCTCGTTCCACCTGGCTTGACCCCCCCGCTGCCACTACGACCTTCCCCGCTCCTCCCTTCCGGCCGCCGCTCACGTCTCTTGCCGCAGGAAGGTCACACTTCGCCTCCTTCTGGTTCCACTGAATCTCCTCTCTGA
- the LOC113820386 gene encoding uncharacterized protein isoform X2, producing the protein MLFSLTAVICCALLPPSVSAYINDDCIARRQHTITSPWGNSQVTVWNPPDGETSEPLLTLMADFYGTDLPDDYTRVLVFREKIEVDVTSSESRELKLVNIDRILPEGWLEFQVALSERLQIFAPDSGHPLLDIENQLTVEQLFIEGSNITVNCKDPVAWEVKGEPEPVPLADMGWYNLTIFSRSPVFPVLSLGYKDFDLGWDGNAVSSRTSHGLPLPAFTKHHIAVKCDASEQVVECSLMEGSTFEALGTVYLKDMIHFFTVGGSKSKESFLIFVDSQREQRQNMKSTSPESNFEYWGLITVTAVLLMVIAAYSIKKGKKYCSGKNKRRRSRQFTGGNFVLVDDFENFGKTVYFVERGKPPTKPSKEGNETEMLPITVLSKYKGDSK; encoded by the exons ATGTTATTCTCCCTCACTGCCGTTATTTGCTGTGCTTTGCTGCCGCCTTCGGTTTCAGCCTACATAAATGACG ACTGCATCGCCCGGAGGCAGCACACGATCACGTCTCCTTGGGGTAACTCCCAGGTCACGGTTTGGAATCCTCCTGACGGTGAGACCTCAGAGCCTCTGCTGACTCTCATGGCTGACTTCTACGGGACAGACCTGCCTGACGACTATACGCGAGTGCTGGTGTTCAGGGAGAAGATCGAGGTCGACGTCACGAGTAGTGAGTCGAGAGAGCTGAAACTTGTGAACATCGACCGTATTCTGCCCGAAGGATGGTTGGAATTCCAAGTCGCTTTGTCCGAGAGACTCCAGATATTCGCCCCTGACTCCGGTCACCCCCTCCTGGACATCGAAAACCAATTGACAGTCGAGCAGCTGTTCATCGAAGGCAGCAACATTACAGTCAACTGCAAAGACC CCGTCGCCTGGGAGGTGAAAGGAGAACCAGAGCCCGTGCCCTTAGCGGACATGGGCTGGTACAACCTCACAATCTTCTCCAGGAGTCCAGTgttccccgtcctctccctcggCTACAAGGACTTCGACCTCGGGTGGGATGGGAACGCCGTGTCGAGTAGGACTTCGCATGGACTCCCGCTCCCAGCCTTCACCAAGCACCACATTGCTGTCAAGTGCGACGCATCAGAGCAAGTGGTGGAGTGCTCGCTGATG GAAGGAAGCACATTCGAGGCTCTGGGCACCGTGTACCTGAAGGATATGATCCACTTCTTCACCGTCGGAGGAAGCAAATCCAAAGAATCCTTTTTGATTTTTGTGGATTCTCAACGGgagcagagacaga ATATGAAAAGCACTTCACCGGAGAGTAATTTTGAGTACTGGGGTCTCATCACGGTCACAGCCGTCTTGTTGATGGTCATTGCAGCGTATTCCATTAAGAAG GGCAAGAAGTACTGCTCCGGGAAGAACAAGAGACGGCGCTCCCGGCAATTCACTGGCGGGAATTTCGTGTTGGTCGACGACTTCGAGAACTTTGGGAAAACGGTTTACTTCGTGGAGAGAGGGAAGCCGCCCACGAAGCCGtccaaggaaggaaatgaaaccgAAATGCTGCCAATTACGGTCCTTTCTAAATATAAAGGCGATAGTAAATAG
- the LOC113820386 gene encoding uncharacterized protein isoform X1 yields the protein MLFSLTAVICCALLPPSVSAYINDDCIARRQHTITSPWGNSQVTVWNPPDGETSEPLLTLMADFYGTDLPDDYTRVLVFREKIEVDVTSSESRELKLVNIDRILPEGWLEFQVALSERLQIFAPDSGHPLLDIENQLTVEQLFIEGSNITVNCKDPVAWEVKGEPEPVPLADMGWYNLTIFSRSPVFPVLSLGYKDFDLGWDGNAVSSRTSHGLPLPAFTKHHIAVKCDASEQVVECSLMKEGSTFEALGTVYLKDMIHFFTVGGSKSKESFLIFVDSQREQRQNMKSTSPESNFEYWGLITVTAVLLMVIAAYSIKKGKKYCSGKNKRRRSRQFTGGNFVLVDDFENFGKTVYFVERGKPPTKPSKEGNETEMLPITVLSKYKGDSK from the exons ATGTTATTCTCCCTCACTGCCGTTATTTGCTGTGCTTTGCTGCCGCCTTCGGTTTCAGCCTACATAAATGACG ACTGCATCGCCCGGAGGCAGCACACGATCACGTCTCCTTGGGGTAACTCCCAGGTCACGGTTTGGAATCCTCCTGACGGTGAGACCTCAGAGCCTCTGCTGACTCTCATGGCTGACTTCTACGGGACAGACCTGCCTGACGACTATACGCGAGTGCTGGTGTTCAGGGAGAAGATCGAGGTCGACGTCACGAGTAGTGAGTCGAGAGAGCTGAAACTTGTGAACATCGACCGTATTCTGCCCGAAGGATGGTTGGAATTCCAAGTCGCTTTGTCCGAGAGACTCCAGATATTCGCCCCTGACTCCGGTCACCCCCTCCTGGACATCGAAAACCAATTGACAGTCGAGCAGCTGTTCATCGAAGGCAGCAACATTACAGTCAACTGCAAAGACC CCGTCGCCTGGGAGGTGAAAGGAGAACCAGAGCCCGTGCCCTTAGCGGACATGGGCTGGTACAACCTCACAATCTTCTCCAGGAGTCCAGTgttccccgtcctctccctcggCTACAAGGACTTCGACCTCGGGTGGGATGGGAACGCCGTGTCGAGTAGGACTTCGCATGGACTCCCGCTCCCAGCCTTCACCAAGCACCACATTGCTGTCAAGTGCGACGCATCAGAGCAAGTGGTGGAGTGCTCGCTGATG aaGGAAGGAAGCACATTCGAGGCTCTGGGCACCGTGTACCTGAAGGATATGATCCACTTCTTCACCGTCGGAGGAAGCAAATCCAAAGAATCCTTTTTGATTTTTGTGGATTCTCAACGGgagcagagacaga ATATGAAAAGCACTTCACCGGAGAGTAATTTTGAGTACTGGGGTCTCATCACGGTCACAGCCGTCTTGTTGATGGTCATTGCAGCGTATTCCATTAAGAAG GGCAAGAAGTACTGCTCCGGGAAGAACAAGAGACGGCGCTCCCGGCAATTCACTGGCGGGAATTTCGTGTTGGTCGACGACTTCGAGAACTTTGGGAAAACGGTTTACTTCGTGGAGAGAGGGAAGCCGCCCACGAAGCCGtccaaggaaggaaatgaaaccgAAATGCTGCCAATTACGGTCCTTTCTAAATATAAAGGCGATAGTAAATAG
- the LOC113820386 gene encoding uncharacterized protein isoform X3, whose amino-acid sequence MADFYGTDLPDDYTRVLVFREKIEVDVTSSESRELKLVNIDRILPEGWLEFQVALSERLQIFAPDSGHPLLDIENQLTVEQLFIEGSNITVNCKDPVAWEVKGEPEPVPLADMGWYNLTIFSRSPVFPVLSLGYKDFDLGWDGNAVSSRTSHGLPLPAFTKHHIAVKCDASEQVVECSLMKEGSTFEALGTVYLKDMIHFFTVGGSKSKESFLIFVDSQREQRQNMKSTSPESNFEYWGLITVTAVLLMVIAAYSIKKGKKYCSGKNKRRRSRQFTGGNFVLVDDFENFGKTVYFVERGKPPTKPSKEGNETEMLPITVLSKYKGDSK is encoded by the exons ATGGCTGACTTCTACGGGACAGACCTGCCTGACGACTATACGCGAGTGCTGGTGTTCAGGGAGAAGATCGAGGTCGACGTCACGAGTAGTGAGTCGAGAGAGCTGAAACTTGTGAACATCGACCGTATTCTGCCCGAAGGATGGTTGGAATTCCAAGTCGCTTTGTCCGAGAGACTCCAGATATTCGCCCCTGACTCCGGTCACCCCCTCCTGGACATCGAAAACCAATTGACAGTCGAGCAGCTGTTCATCGAAGGCAGCAACATTACAGTCAACTGCAAAGACC CCGTCGCCTGGGAGGTGAAAGGAGAACCAGAGCCCGTGCCCTTAGCGGACATGGGCTGGTACAACCTCACAATCTTCTCCAGGAGTCCAGTgttccccgtcctctccctcggCTACAAGGACTTCGACCTCGGGTGGGATGGGAACGCCGTGTCGAGTAGGACTTCGCATGGACTCCCGCTCCCAGCCTTCACCAAGCACCACATTGCTGTCAAGTGCGACGCATCAGAGCAAGTGGTGGAGTGCTCGCTGATG aaGGAAGGAAGCACATTCGAGGCTCTGGGCACCGTGTACCTGAAGGATATGATCCACTTCTTCACCGTCGGAGGAAGCAAATCCAAAGAATCCTTTTTGATTTTTGTGGATTCTCAACGGgagcagagacaga ATATGAAAAGCACTTCACCGGAGAGTAATTTTGAGTACTGGGGTCTCATCACGGTCACAGCCGTCTTGTTGATGGTCATTGCAGCGTATTCCATTAAGAAG GGCAAGAAGTACTGCTCCGGGAAGAACAAGAGACGGCGCTCCCGGCAATTCACTGGCGGGAATTTCGTGTTGGTCGACGACTTCGAGAACTTTGGGAAAACGGTTTACTTCGTGGAGAGAGGGAAGCCGCCCACGAAGCCGtccaaggaaggaaatgaaaccgAAATGCTGCCAATTACGGTCCTTTCTAAATATAAAGGCGATAGTAAATAG